The Burkholderiales bacterium JOSHI_001 genomic sequence GCTATTTCTTCTGGGACGGTGCGGTGCAGGCCGTGCGCAGCACCCTGGAAAGCTTCTCGCTGGTGGACGCCGCGCTGCGCTGGGCCGAGGACATGGCCGGCATGAAGCTGCGCGTGGCGCTGGCGCCCATGCTGCTGCTGGCCGTGGCGCTGCCGCTGATGGTGATTCTGACCGTGCTGCTGGTGGCCGCCCTGGCCACGCCGGCGGTGGTGCGGCTGGTGGCGGTGCGGCGTTTCGCCAGCCTGGAACGCAAGCGCGGCGGCGGCCTGGTGGGCAGCGTGTTCCGCTCGGCCGCCTACACGCTGGCCGCGGTGGTGGCGCTGGTGGTGACCATGCCGCTGTGGTTGATACCGCCCCTGGTGCTGGTGTTGCCGCCCTTGATCTGGGGCTGGCTCACCACCCAGGTGTTTTCCTACGACACGCTGAGCGAACACGCGTCCAAGGACGAACGCCGGCAACTGCTGCGTGAACACCGCTGGCCGCTGCTGGCCATCGGTGTGGTGGCGGGTTACCTGGGCGCGGCGCCTTCGCTGCTGCTGTTCGCCAGCGTGGCCACCCTGATCTTCAGCCCGCTGCTGGCGCCGCTGCTGATGTGGCTGTACACGCTGGTCTTCATCTTCTGCGCCGCCTGGTTCGCGCACTATGGCCTGGCGGCCCTGGACCGGCTGCGCCGCACCGCGTCCGAAGTGGTGCCGGCCGCGCCCGCGTCGCCGCCGGACGTGGTGCCTGCCCCGGCGCTGCCGCCCGGGGCCACCGGCCCGGCCCCCGCCACCGACCTGCTGCCCCCCGCCTGAGCCCCGCACCATGAACTTCGGCCTCATCATCATCGGCGATGAAATCCTGTCGGGCCGCCGCCAGGACAAGCACATGGCCAAGGTCATTGAACTGCTGTCCGCACGCGGCCTGGCCCTGGGCTGGGCGCGTTATGTGGGTGACGACCGCCCGCGCATCACCGCGGCCTTGAAGGACGCTTTCGCATCCGGCGACGTGGTGTTCTCCTGCGGCGGCATCGGCGCCACGCCCGACGACCACACCCGCCAGTGCGCGGCGGCGGCGCTGGGCCGGGACCTGGTGCTGCACCCCAAGGCGCGTGAACTCATCCTGGAGCGCATGCGTGACGTGGCCGCCGAGCAGGGCCTGGCCTACGAACCCGACCGTGCCGACAACGTGCACCGGCTGAACATGGGCGTGTTCCCGGCGGGGGCGGACATCATTGCCAACCCCTACAACAAGATCCCCGGCTTCTCGGTGGGCGACGTGCACTTCGTGCCCGGCTTCCCGGTGATGGCCCACCCGATGATCGAAAGCCTGCTGGACGGCCGCTACCGCGCGCTGCACGGCAGCGCGGTGCAGACCGAGCGCGCGGTCATCGTCTTCGGCGCCATGGAGGCCACGCTCACCCCGCTGATGGAAGCGGTGGAAGCCGCGCACCCGCTGGTGAAGGTGTTCAGCCTGCCCAGCGTGGACCATCCCCAGTGGGGCCGCCACATCGACCTGGGCGTGAAAGGCCCGGCCGACGCCAGCGCCGCAGCCTTCGCCCAGCTGCTGGCCGGCCTGCAGGCGCTGGGCGCCAAGCTGGGCCCTGAATCGGTGCGATGAGGCGCACCCAAGCCAACCCACTTTGGTGCAATTGATCGCACTTTATTGGTGCGTTGCTGGGTGAGGGCGGCGCCCTGCGCCAGGGCAAGCGGCCCCGAAAGCGGCCCCGAAGCGGGCATGGATTCTGCTAAATTCCGGTGCGCTTCACGGCAGCCCCAGCCGGGCTTGCGCAGTGATCCGGCGCCGGATTTTTCTGTCTGAACGCCTTCCCCCCCACAACTCCCCCCGTTCCCGCTAGGAGATCTTTGATGGCCAAGACCGTCGCCGACGTGATGAAGATGGTGAAGGACAACGAAGTCAAGTTCGTTGATTTCCGCTTCACCGACACCCGCGGCAAGGAACAACACGTTTCGGTGCCTGTTTCGCATTTCGACGAAGACAAGTTCACCTCCGGCCACGCCTTCGACGGCTCGTCGATCGCCGGCTGGAAGGGCATTGAAGCGTCCGACATGCTGCTGATGCCGGACCCGAACACGGCCAACATCGACCCCTTCTTCGAAGAACCCACCATCATCCTGACCTGCGACGTGCTGGAGCCGGGTGACGGCAAGCCCTATGAGCGCGACCCGCGTTCGCTGGCCAAGCGCGCCGAGGCCTACCTGAAGGCCAGCGGCCTGGGCGACACCGCCTACTTCGGCCCGGAACCCGAGTTCTTCATCTTCGACCAGGTGCAGTGGAACGTGGACATGTCCGGCTGCTTCGTGAAGGTGGGCTCGGAAGAAGCCCCCTGGAGCAGCGGTGCCAGCTTCGAAGGCGGCAACATGGGCCACCGCCCCGGCGTGAAGGGCGGCTACTTCCCTGTGCCCCCGGTGGACGGCTTCCAGGACATGCGCTCGGAAATGTGCCTGCTGCTCGAACAAGTGGGCATCCCGGTGGAAGTGCACCACCACGAAGTGGCCGGCCAGGGCCAGAACGAGATCGGCACCAAGTTCAGCACCCTGGTGCAGCGCGCCGACTGGCTGCAACTGCAGAAGTACATCATCCACAACGTGGCCCATGCCTACGGCAAGACGGCCACCTTCATGCCCAAGCCCGTGGTCGGCGACAACGGCAGCGGCATGCACGTGCACCAGTCGATCTGGAAGGACGGCAAGAACCTGTTCGCCGGTGACGGCTACGGCGGCCTGAGCGAATTCGCGCTGTACTACATCGGCGGCATCATCAAGCATGCCCGCGCCCTGAACGCCATCACCAACCCCGGCACCAACAGCTACAAGCGCCTGGTGCCCGGCTTCGAAGCCCCGGTGAAGCTGGCTTACTCGGCGCGCAACCGCTCGGCGTCCATCCGCATCCCCTTCGTGGCCAACCCCAAGGGCCGCCGCATCGAGGCGCGTTTCCCGGACCCCCTGTGCAACCCCTACCTGGGCTTCAGCGCGCTGATGATGGCCGGCCTGGACGGCGTGGAAAACAAGATCCACCCGGGCGAAGCCGCCACCAAGGACCTGTACCACCTGCCGCCGGAAGAAGACGCGAAGATCCCCACGGTGTGCCACAGCCTGGACCAGGCGCTGGACTACCTGGACAAGGGCCGCGCCTTCCTGACCAAGGGCGGTGTGTTCACCGACGCCTACATCGACGCCTACATCGAGCTGAAGATGAGCGAGGTCACCAAGTTCCGCATGACCACGCACCCGCTGGAATTCGACATGTACTACAGCCTCTGACGAATTCCCGCTTTCATGCGTTAAGGGGGGCGGCCTGCGGGCCGCCCCTTTTTCCTTCCGGGCGAGAATCAACCCCAACGGCCGCCCCGCGGCCCCGAGGAACCTTGGATGCGTGTCTTGACCGTTGCTTGTGCGTGCCTGGCCCTGGCGCCGGTGTCGCCGCTGCGGGCCCAGGCCCCGGCCCCGGCGCCCGTGCTGTCGCCCGCACCGGCCACCGGCTCGAACGCGGTGTTCCGATGTCCGGGGCCGCCGGTGCTCTACACCGATGCCATCACCCCGCAGGAAGCCAAGGACCGCGGCTGCCGCACCATCGACGGCGCCCCCATCACCATCATGCAGGCCCCCAAGCCGCGCCCGCGCCCGGTGGCGGGCAATGGCAATGGCGCGTCGGCGCCTCGGCCGCCGTCGCCCGGCGCGTCCCAGGGTGACCTGAAGGTGGACCCGCAGGCCCAGCGCCAGCGCGACAGCGACGCCCGCCGCATCCTGGAAGCCGAGTTGCGGCGCGAGGAAGAGCGCCTGGCCGCGCTGCAGCGCGACTACAACGGCGGCAACCCCGAGCGCCGCGGCGAAGAGCAGAACTACGCGCGCTACCAGGAGCGCGTGAACGAGATGAAGTCCGGCATTGCGCGCAAGGAAAGCGACATCGCCGCCATCAAGCGCGAACTGGCCAAGCTGCCACAGTGAACCTGCGACGCTCCGGCGACCCCGAACCGCGTTACGAGGCCTTCGACCTGCTGGCCACCATGGTGGCCCTGGTGCGGCCCGACGGCAGCTTGCTGTTCGCCAATGCCATGCTGGAAAACGTGGTGGGCCTGTCGCGCCGCACCCTGATGCGCGGCAGCCTGCTGGACTGGTTCTCGCAGGGGCACCTGCAACTGGCTGAAACCCTGGCGGCGGTGGCCAGCAACGAGATCTCCACCGGCCGCTTTGAAGCCGTGATGCGCCGCGCCCCTGTGGCGGCCAGCGAACTGTTGCCGGTGCATGTGATCGTGACGCAGATCGACCACCGCAGCGACCGCGTGCTGGTGGAGATGCTGGAAGTGGAACAGCAGACGCGCCAGGACCGCGACGAACACGCCCACAACCTGGTGCAGGCCAACAAGGAACTCATCCGCAACCTGGCGCACGAGATCAAGAACCCGCTGGGCGGCATCCGTGGCGCGGCCCAGTTGCTGGGCATGGAAGTCAATTCGCGCGAACTGACCGAGTACACCCAGGTCATCATCCACGAGGCCGACCGCCTGCAGGCCCTGGTGGACCGCCTGCTGGCCCCGCACCGCAAGCCGCACGTCGTGAGCGATGTCAACATCCACGAAGTGTGCGAGCGGGTGCGCTCGCTCATCCTGGCCGAGTTCCCACGGGGCCTGGCCGTCAAGCGCGACTACGACACCAGCATCCCCGAATTCCGCGGCGACCGCGAGCAGCTCATCCAGGCGGTGCTGAACATCGCCCACAACGCCGCCCAGGCCTTGACCGAACGCATGGTCGACGGCGACGCCCAAATCGTGCTCCGCACGCGGGTGGGCCGCCAGGTCACGATCGGTAAGCACCGCTTTCTACTGGCACTGGACTTGCATATCGAAGACAACGGACCGGGTGTGCCCGAGGACATCCGCGATCGCATCTTCTACCCACTGGTGTCGGGGCGCGATGGCGGGTCTGGCCTGGGGCTCACGCTGGCGCAGACTTTCGTGCAGCAACACCAGGGCATGATCGAGTGCGACAGCCGACCCGGCCGCACGGTATTTCGCATCGTCATCCCGCTGCCATAGTTTGCTGGCAGCCGCACTGAGTCAAGAAACAAGGCCGCTGCCGCATGAAACCCATCTGGATCGTTGACGACGACCAATCCATCCGCTTTGTGCTGGAAAAGGCGCTGGCGCGCGAGCAGTTCGCGGTGCGCAGCTTTGCCAGCCCGCGCGAGGTGCTCGCTGCGCTGGTGGACGATGAACCCCAGGTGCTGGTGAGCGACATCCGCATGCCTGGCGGGTCGGGCATCGACCTGCTGGCCAAGGTGAAGGAAAAGCTGCCCGGCCTGCCGGTCATCATCATGACCGCCTATTCCGACCTGGACAGCGCGGTGTCGGCCTTCCAGGGCGGTGCCTTCGAGTACCTGCCCAAGCCCTTCGACCTGCCGCGTGCGGTGGACCTGATCCGCCGCGCGGTGGAAGAAAGCCTGCGCGAGGACGTGCGCGATGTGGGCACCGCCGAGATGCCTGAGATGCTGGGCCAGGCCCCGGCGATGCAGGACGTGTTCCGCGCCATCGGGCGCCTGTCCCAAAGCAACGTCACCGTGCTGATAACGGGTGAGTCCGGCTCGGGCAAGGAACTGGTGGCGCGCGCGCTGCACAAGCACAGCCCGCGGGCCACCGGGCCCTTCATCGCCATCAACACCGCGGCCATCCCCAAGGATCTGCTGGAAAGCGAACTGTTCGGGCATGAGCGCGGCGCCTTCACCGGTGCGCAGACCACGCGCCGCGGGCGCTTCGAGCAGGCCGACGGCGGCACGCTGTTCCTGGATGAAATCGGCGACATGCCGTTTGACCTGCAAACACGGCTGTTGCGCGTGCTGTCGGACGGCCAGTTCTACCGGGTGGGCGGCCACCAGCCGCTGAAGGCCAATGTGCGCGTCATCGCCGCCACCCACCAGAACCTGGAATTGCGGGTCAAGGACGGCGCCTTCCGCGAAGACCTGTTCCACCGCCTGAACGTCATCCGCCTGCGCCTGCCGGCGCTGCGCGAGCGGCGCGAGGACATCCCGGCGCTGACCCGCTTCTTCCTGGCCAAGAGCGCCAAGGAACTCGGCGTGGAGGCCAAGCGCATCACCGACGCGGCGCTGGCACGGCTGACCGAGTTCGATTTCCCCGGCAACGTGCGCCAGCTGGAAAACCTGTGCCACTGGATCACGGTGATGGCGCCGGCCCAGGTGATCGAGCCCAAGGACCTGCCGCCCGAACTGCTGGCGGGCCATGCCGCGACCATGGTGCCGGATGTTGCCGCCGTGCAACTGACGCCGACCGCGATGCATTCGGCGACGCCTTCCTTCCAGAGCGCGCCGCTGTCGCCCGCGCCTGCGCCCGTGGCGGCGCCGTCCCTGGTGGGCGCCGGTTGGCTGCACGACCTGGAACTGGAGGCACGGCGGCTGCTGGACAGCGGCGTGCCCGAGGTCTGGGACACGCTGACCAAGCAGTTCGAGGGCCAGCTCATCCACACCGCGCTGGACATCACGCGGGGGCGCCGCATCGAAGCCGCCCACCGCCTGGGCATAGGGCGCAACACCATCACGCGCAAGATCCAGGAGCTGGGGCTGGACGACTGACGCCGGCAACTGGCGCGGCCGCCTCCACCGTGGCCGCAGCTTGCGCTGGGTGGGGTGCCGCGTCCTTGGCGGGCACTAGAGTGGGTTCATGTTGAACGCAGAACCTGCGGGCCTGAACCTGTCCGCTCTGGATGCCCGGCAACTGCGGCGTTGGTTTGAACTGGATCTGGATCTGGTTGGCCGGGTGGTGCCGGTCGACCCGCTGCCCGTGTACCAACAAGCCCAGGCCGACGACCGCCCCGACTGGGCCGCCGCAGCCGTGGTGCTGGCGGTCGGGCTGATCTTCTCCGAGGGCCGGCATTTCGACCGCCTGGACGGTTGGACGGAACGCGCCAACGGCCTGCTGGCAGGCGGGCGGCTGTCGTCGGTGGCGAAGGCCGCACTGGGTGTGGCGCGCCTGCTGGCCGGGCTGATCGGGCCGGCGGCGCTGCGCCAGGTGCAGTCGCAGGCGGCGCAGACCTCGGCCGCCGTGCTGGAAAGCGAGTCCGATCCACTGCAGTTGTACTTTGCCGCCATCCACAGCCATGCCTTGCTGATGGCCGGGGACATGGAGCCTGCCCGCCAGTGCATCCAGGACGCGCTGCACCTGGCCAGCGCGGCGCCGGGTGCGGTGCTGCCGCGCTTGTACCTGGCCGGCGCCGACGGCATGCTGGACGCCCTGGCGGGCGACGGTCGGCGTGGCGACGTGTTGTTGCGCGGCATCCTGGAACACCCGCTGGCGCCACGCTTGCCGCCGGTCATGCTGACCATGGCGCGGGCGCACCGGCTGCTGTGCCTGGCGAAATGGGCCAACGCCGAGCAGCTGGACGCCGAGGCCGAATTGCTGCGCTGCGCCGTGATTCCGGCGCACAACGCCTACCAACGCAGCTACCTGCACTTTTCGCTGGGTGTGGCTGCGCTGTGGCGCGGGCAGCCCGCGCAGGCGCTGGCCCACGCCGGTACGGCCATCGAGCATGGCCGCCTGGCACGCAGCGGGTCGGCCGAGTTGGTGCCCGCGCTGCTGCAATTGCAGGCCCTGGTGGATCTGGGCCGGCATGAGCAGGCGCAGGCCTGCCACACCGAGCACCTGGCTGCCTGGCAAGACCATGGCATGGTGGCGTTGGAGGTCAGCGCCTGGGTGGAAGTGGCGCGCTCGCGCCTTCGGCACGGTTCGCCCGAAGGCGCCAGGCGC encodes the following:
- a CDS encoding putative nuleotide-utilizing enzyme, moeA (PFAM: Probable molybdopterin binding domain), translated to MNFGLIIIGDEILSGRRQDKHMAKVIELLSARGLALGWARYVGDDRPRITAALKDAFASGDVVFSCGGIGATPDDHTRQCAAAALGRDLVLHPKARELILERMRDVAAEQGLAYEPDRADNVHRLNMGVFPAGADIIANPYNKIPGFSVGDVHFVPGFPVMAHPMIESLLDGRYRALHGSAVQTERAVIVFGAMEATLTPLMEAVEAAHPLVKVFSLPSVDHPQWGRHIDLGVKGPADASAAAFAQLLAGLQALGAKLGPESVR
- a CDS encoding signal transduction histidine kinase, nitrogen specific (PFAM: Histidine kinase-, DNA gyrase B-, and HSP90-like ATPase; His Kinase A (phosphoacceptor) domain) encodes the protein MNLRRSGDPEPRYEAFDLLATMVALVRPDGSLLFANAMLENVVGLSRRTLMRGSLLDWFSQGHLQLAETLAAVASNEISTGRFEAVMRRAPVAASELLPVHVIVTQIDHRSDRVLVEMLEVEQQTRQDRDEHAHNLVQANKELIRNLAHEIKNPLGGIRGAAQLLGMEVNSRELTEYTQVIIHEADRLQALVDRLLAPHRKPHVVSDVNIHEVCERVRSLILAEFPRGLAVKRDYDTSIPEFRGDREQLIQAVLNIAHNAAQALTERMVDGDAQIVLRTRVGRQVTIGKHRFLLALDLHIEDNGPGVPEDIRDRIFYPLVSGRDGGSGLGLTLAQTFVQQHQGMIECDSRPGRTVFRIVIPLP
- a CDS encoding nitrogen regulation protein NR(I) (PFAM: Response regulator receiver domain; Bacterial regulatory protein, Fis family; Sigma-54 interaction domain~TIGRFAM: nitrogen regulation protein NR(I)); the encoded protein is MKPIWIVDDDQSIRFVLEKALAREQFAVRSFASPREVLAALVDDEPQVLVSDIRMPGGSGIDLLAKVKEKLPGLPVIIMTAYSDLDSAVSAFQGGAFEYLPKPFDLPRAVDLIRRAVEESLREDVRDVGTAEMPEMLGQAPAMQDVFRAIGRLSQSNVTVLITGESGSGKELVARALHKHSPRATGPFIAINTAAIPKDLLESELFGHERGAFTGAQTTRRGRFEQADGGTLFLDEIGDMPFDLQTRLLRVLSDGQFYRVGGHQPLKANVRVIAATHQNLELRVKDGAFREDLFHRLNVIRLRLPALRERREDIPALTRFFLAKSAKELGVEAKRITDAALARLTEFDFPGNVRQLENLCHWITVMAPAQVIEPKDLPPELLAGHAATMVPDVAAVQLTPTAMHSATPSFQSAPLSPAPAPVAAPSLVGAGWLHDLELEARRLLDSGVPEVWDTLTKQFEGQLIHTALDITRGRRIEAAHRLGIGRNTITRKIQELGLDD
- a CDS encoding DNA-binding transcriptional activator of the SARP family (PFAM: Bacterial transcriptional activator domain) produces the protein MLNAEPAGLNLSALDARQLRRWFELDLDLVGRVVPVDPLPVYQQAQADDRPDWAAAAVVLAVGLIFSEGRHFDRLDGWTERANGLLAGGRLSSVAKAALGVARLLAGLIGPAALRQVQSQAAQTSAAVLESESDPLQLYFAAIHSHALLMAGDMEPARQCIQDALHLASAAPGAVLPRLYLAGADGMLDALAGDGRRGDVLLRGILEHPLAPRLPPVMLTMARAHRLLCLAKWANAEQLDAEAELLRCAVIPAHNAYQRSYLHFSLGVAALWRGQPAQALAHAGTAIEHGRLARSGSAELVPALLQLQALVDLGRHEQAQACHTEHLAAWQDHGMVALEVSAWVEVARSRLRHGSPEGARRALHAAINAWPTGQPLCDLNRPAGLAERLRAQLLPPRSLPVEGDHQDLPVRVGMLGPLALQVGPRLLTDREWRGRRSKALLKALVVLGGHKVPADALCDLLWPDADGGQARQNLKVALWRLRRAGLARTPGAAEPPAWVVMRHGEVSLVRALCQVDALQFLDTPDDPDTSAGHAALALYCDDFLAGDDSLPWLAPFRQRLRARYRALVCQLAGRDDNSAQQSVALRARLEAITAADPLDEPSHEALMRLCLRAGWPAQAVRAYQRLEHQLRLHLGARPGRALSLLLGEATAAADDTDSPPTQAHR
- a CDS encoding glutamine synthetase, type I (PFAM: Glutamine synthetase, catalytic domain; Glutamine synthetase, beta-Grasp domain~TIGRFAM: glutamine synthetase, type I) translates to MAKTVADVMKMVKDNEVKFVDFRFTDTRGKEQHVSVPVSHFDEDKFTSGHAFDGSSIAGWKGIEASDMLLMPDPNTANIDPFFEEPTIILTCDVLEPGDGKPYERDPRSLAKRAEAYLKASGLGDTAYFGPEPEFFIFDQVQWNVDMSGCFVKVGSEEAPWSSGASFEGGNMGHRPGVKGGYFPVPPVDGFQDMRSEMCLLLEQVGIPVEVHHHEVAGQGQNEIGTKFSTLVQRADWLQLQKYIIHNVAHAYGKTATFMPKPVVGDNGSGMHVHQSIWKDGKNLFAGDGYGGLSEFALYYIGGIIKHARALNAITNPGTNSYKRLVPGFEAPVKLAYSARNRSASIRIPFVANPKGRRIEARFPDPLCNPYLGFSALMMAGLDGVENKIHPGEAATKDLYHLPPEEDAKIPTVCHSLDQALDYLDKGRAFLTKGGVFTDAYIDAYIELKMSEVTKFRMTTHPLEFDMYYSL
- a CDS encoding Protein of unknown function (DUF540) (PFAM: Protein of unknown function (DUF540)), which produces MKPLLDAFWRAAAYCLHPQVIALSILPVLLSSALVVSLGYFFWDGAVQAVRSTLESFSLVDAALRWAEDMAGMKLRVALAPMLLLAVALPLMVILTVLLVAALATPAVVRLVAVRRFASLERKRGGGLVGSVFRSAAYTLAAVVALVVTMPLWLIPPLVLVLPPLIWGWLTTQVFSYDTLSEHASKDERRQLLREHRWPLLAIGVVAGYLGAAPSLLLFASVATLIFSPLLAPLLMWLYTLVFIFCAAWFAHYGLAALDRLRRTASEVVPAAPASPPDVVPAPALPPGATGPAPATDLLPPA